In Mauremys reevesii isolate NIE-2019 linkage group 13, ASM1616193v1, whole genome shotgun sequence, the sequence GCATAGCACTCCCACACCTGTCCCATTCCTCTGCCCTATTGTGACACTAGACAGCATAATCACATCTTTCCTCATTTCTTACCTACTTCTAGGTGTGCACTGTGCCTAATTAGAACCCCTGGGAACAACACCACACAACGGCATGACTGCACCAGCAGATACTACAACAGGGGTTTCCCATCAATCCAGTGCATTGCTGTTAATGTGAGGTCCTTttccaatcatagaatcatagaacttaagatcagaagatCAGCAGGCCACAAaatctgacccacccactcctgaaataattctctcccttgactcagctgttgaagtcccccccccctcctgatttaaagacttcaagataatcctccagccccagagcgacccccccccccgcatgagaggaaaaaaaaaaaaaaacccaggccaccaccaccctgaggaaaaggaggaaaccccaaatatggccattaTAGCTGAACCCCctgcatgcgggcaagactctcccagctccagccagaaaaaaaagaaaagactttCAAATTgacctcggtactaattaccagtggtcacacgttattgacctattgactaatgGAAATGCATAGACTGGACCTCCAGTGACAGAAGCCCAGTGACTATccaagctgagattctcagaggAGTCTAGGGGAGTTCAGTGCTGAGCTCCTGTTTCAAAGGGATTTGGGTACCTAACTCCACTAGGCCCCTGGGGAAATCCCTTCTGCAGAGTTAAGCCCTGCAATTCTCACTGATCACCAGCTCCCATGGCTCTGGCCAAGCCCTGACATGCTCACAGTGACTGACACAGAACTGCCGTGTTGAGCATCACAGGTGTTCTGTCCATTGCTTGGTGATAGCCACTTCCTCTCACCATAGGTTGCCTCATTCCCTGAGGAGAGGGCCCCATGTGGAGCAGAGCTATCTGAGGCACCCGGGGCTGgctggacatacccttagaactaGCCCTCTCGGGCCTTGCACTTGTTGCAGTCAGTTTTGGAGACAATCCCTGCCTTTGAACTGCTCAAGCAGCAGAGCGGTTTCTCCCTTGCAGTGCCATGTGCTGAGTCCCTTCCTGGTGACTGTTTGACTGGCCTGGCTCTAGGAACAGCCTCAGTTCTATGTGTGCATGCATCCCCTAGTTTTGCCTAGTGCTCTGGCAAACCCCCAGCTGGGTCACGACTGTCCCCATTGACCTGGGCTCCAAGTCTGCTTCTTTGTGGTTGCCCAACCTACCTGCACCCATGAGCCCAATGAGCCTGGTGCTGGTGCTTTGCCAGAGCTGGTCGCAGCCAGGTGTAGCGCTGGTACGAGCTATGAAGCTGTTCCTTGTGAAGTGTCCAGAGGTCACCGCTGTGGCCCAGCTGTTTGCATCTGGCCTGTGGGAGCGCAGTTGCAGTGGTTCGTTTGCAGGGAGGGTATGGTGGGGTTGGCATGAGGCACTATTTCAGAGGTCACAGATTTCCTAGACTGACATCCCCACATGCTGCGCCAggagttgtatttttttttaaatacaaacagCTTTTTATGGAGATAAACACTTGGTGACAATTTTGTCTCCAATCTGACCAGGGCCTAGTTAAAAACTGCATGATGGGAACATGGTTATGGCCACcttcctccctgctccttccACTTAGATGGACAACACTGACCTGAGCTCTGGCTGGATTCTCCATTCTGTCCTTGGGGGTATAAGTAACTATCTGAACTAGCAAACTTTATGATACTGTCACCCATGGGTCTTTGGCTGGACTAGGCTGTTGGAATTGGATTATCAGATTTTATTGTCTAATACAAAGAAAGAATGAGTGACAGAAGGCGTACAGGGATTTGCTTTGATATTTAGTGGTGTTTGTGCCTTATGCAGCATGACATTTTTTGGCATTTTCAGATGCTAAACATACTCCTCAGCCAAGATGAATATTTAGACAAACCAGAGAGAAATACTGTCATCCTGTATGTATCAGTGCTGGACAGGAGACATTGCTAGATCTGTCCACAATCTCATGCTTTCCTATTTGCTGTGTTACATGGAcacaatcatagaataccagggttggaagtgacctcaggagatcatctagtctaaccccctgctcaaagcagggccaatgcgcagacagatttttgtccagatccctaaatggccccctcagagattgaactcacaaccctgggtttagcaggccaatgctcactcCACTGAACTATTCCTCCCCCCACATGTGGGACCACAAACCCTCTGCCTCAGTAACTCCATGCAGATTGTGTCCATTTGTTTTTCACATCAGTGTTAAGatattcaatgggagtttttaacTTAATTTCAATGAGGGCTCTTTGTCTAAATCACccaggcagctttgaaaaccaCAGCCTTAGTTATTATCTAGGACTCCCTGCAATTTTTTTTGTGAAAGCCACATTTACTGACTGCTTCACGCAAGGCTTCCctgacctctctgtttctcaggctgtagataagggggtttatcaggggagtCAGGACTGTGTAGCAAAGTGAGAGCACTTTCTTTAGGGCTCTCAGTGCATCGAGTGTTGGTAGCATGTACACAATCATTATTGTTCCATAGAAAATTGTCACTACagtgaggtgggaggagcaggtggaaaatgcCTTTTGCCTCCAGGTGGTGGAAGAGATTCTCAGGATGACGGTGAGGATACACATGTAGGACATCAGGGTTAGAAGAAATGGAGGCAAGGTGAATACACAGGCTAATATGAAATCCAACAATATGATCAGGCCTGTGTCTCCGCAGGAGAGTTTTATCAGTGATATGGgatcacaaaagaaatggtcaatttcattcgGGCCACAGAATATGAACTGTGACATGAATAAAATAAAGATGGTAATAGCCAAAAAACCATTTAACCATGTGCCAGCAGCCAACTGGAGGCAAAACCTGCTATTCATAAGAGTTGAATAGTGCAGGGGTTTACATAttgctaaataccgatcataagacatcacTGCTAGCAGATAGCATTCTGTAGCTGCCAGAACTGCAAAGAAATACAGTTGTGTGATGCAGCCATTGACTGAGATGCTTTTGTgcccagtcaggagactggccagcatcctggacaggatggtggaggtgtagcagatctccaagcaggacaagttccctaggaagaaatacatgggggtgtgcAGGTGCTGATCAGTCACAACTAGCACAATTATAAGGCTGTTCCCAACCACTGTTGTGATGTAGATCACTAggaacagcaggaagagaagaatttGCAGGTCAGGGAGATCCCCgaatcccaggaggatgaattctgtgatgGCCGTTTGGTTTCCCCAGTCCATGTCTGCCATCGGTTGAGTCTAGGAACAATAAAATAAATGGTGCAATCAAACTGTAAGAACATAGAGCTGAAAGTTAATCAAGTGTTGCAAAATCATTCCATAAATATTCAAAAACTCCTCTCCCTTTCCTGGTTGCCAGATGAAATTTTAAGGCTAAATGTAGACTTCAGACAATGTGTCAGGAGACTAAGTCTGAGAACACAACATGAGTAGCCAGGTAGACCACCCTCTGTCACATCAAATTACTGAGTACTCTAAGAACAGTCCATTTCTCTGGTAGCCCACATACTGAGAGGATAGATCAGCCCACTTCTTTATCTACTATCATAGCCCATCTATTGACATACTGCTTAAATTATGCTTAAATGCAGAATTCCACTTCTGGCCATGGCCAGAATTTTGTCGTGTTTTAGTTAGAATCCAAATCAATAAATACATGAACTAATATCTTGGACTGAGATTTTCAATTGAATCTAGTATCCTTAGGTGCTGATCTTCTGTTAGAATTCATGGAAATTAATCTAATAATACATCTTGGCATATTCAGCATCTTAGTGTGCTATAGGAAAGGGAATAATTATTTGCAACCTCTCACAAGTGATCAGTTTATGTTATAAATTATGAAGTGGAGTTAATCCTTCCGTAGTTCATGtaatgacagtgatgaggatgaCATGCTGAGGGACTGGCAATGCCTTTTCTATTTCAGATGAGAATTCCTGATGTTAATTATGTATCAGTAACAAAATACAGCTCTTCTGAGGGTGGATTTTAGGAAGGGGCAAAGCCAGGCTTGATGTGCAACCCTAACTGTGGAGGGACCCTCTGCACGCCATAATGATTGTGGGATGAAAATCCAGGAAACAGAAAGGCATTGGGGAGAAAAGATGGTGCCCCTGATGGTGCTGAAGCTCTGAGCTTACTATAGACCAGAAAACACCACCTCAAACTacaccctgccagaacaacaatGGCAAAACCCGCTGActtatctccactgctacaatgatcaacaccccacATGCCTGTCACAACATGTGCTGTATCTCATCCAAAGCACTAATTGCCACAATAACAACCGTGTGGTTGcaaccagacaatcactgtgcTTTTGAATGaaaacacacaggaaaataaTAACAGACAAAAACACTGTATCACctggtgcattgtcctctccactttgagggaggggtggactgggTAATAATCTTATACTGGTCTGGCTTTTGACCAGGATAGATGGTACACTCTGGGGTTCTAGGTTGTGAAGCTGAGGAGAAGTCTTcctgtaactgcagctgggtgtgtccctgcctgtgtaaaggtttgtgtgagtgcaggaccGGGAgtggtctgcagcttgtcacagcagcacagtgtaagAGGAGAGTCCAGGTTGGGGAGACAGAGGGTTCAGGGGTACCCCAGGTCCAGGTTGCACTCCAGGGGCAGGGATCCCATCACACCGGGAATCTCTGGGCTTGCtacatcagttatgaatgtaaaaaaattactgaaccctacacctaattgcttgagccctggcacctctttcattacaaattaagcactgtctatcccagggtacgtctacactacgggactattccgaatttgcataaaccggttttgtaaaacagattttataaaatcgagtgtgtgCCCACACAACAACACAAAAAAATCGTGTGTGCGCACCACGTCCGAGGCTTCTGATTTCTTTCTGGAGACAGCATGACTGGTAGCTACTCCCCAGCTATcccagtttcccctccccccccgcccccttgccttggcgggttgagatcccagtgcctgatgggcaaAATCATTTCGGGGGTGGTCTGGGGTACAGCccactctccctcctcccctcccctgcagacaaACTGCCCTTTTTGCCCTCTTTTTTTCCGGTGCgcctgcagacgccatagcagcaTGGCAGCTGGACGCTCCTGCTCTCCATACGTGGATGTTCGATTCTTTACCGCACCGCACTGCTGCTGATGCTATGCTGAAGAACCGCCCTAGGCCGCGACGAAGGAGCGGGCAGCGCGGCAGCgatatgacagtgatgaggacgtggacacagactCAGCGATCGGTCGGCGTGTGCTTGCCGTGCTGGGATGGATGgtatggtaatggggcagattctatccattgaacgccggcCAGCGGgaaaaacaagcactgactgggtgggttgtgtgtgtgttgtgggtgtGAGAATTCAGTGGTGCAAACTTTCTGGTCGCATCAGTTGCTCACTTTGCTTGCCCTGCGGCTTTGCTTTTCTCTGACCAATGATAGCAGCATACTCAGAGGAGAGAAGCGTGTAGAGAAGCCCGAGAGAGCTTGCAGCAGCGATAGCCGAATGGAAGCCGAGCACGCCAGACAGCAGGAATCAAGTTGGGGGCTGCTGTCTACTGTGTAAATCTGCTGTGGGGCAACTGTGAAGCTGCTGCCTTAGCTGTGCTgcacgaaggttgtgactctgttgtgtgcaggccatagtggatggctttgctgctgaTGGAGGATTCCATGGGGGGGGGCGacagatggaacccatatccctggATAGGCACCGCAGCACCACCACACCAAGTGCACGAAACCAC encodes:
- the LOC120379928 gene encoding olfactory receptor 6N1-like, whose translation is MDWGNQTAITEFILLGFGDLPDLQILLFLLFLVIYITTVVGNSLIIVLVVTDQHLHTPMYFFLGNLSCLEICYTSTILSRMLASLLTGHKSISVNGCITQLYFFAVLAATECYLLAVMSYDRYLAICKPLHYSTLMNSRFCLQLAAGTWLNGFLAITIFILFMSQFIFCGPNEIDHFFCDPISLIKLSCGDTGLIILLDFILACVFTLPPFLLTLMSYMCILTVILRISSTTWRQKAFSTCSSHLTVVTIFYGTIMIVYMLPTLDALRALKKVLSLCYTVLTPLINPLIYSLRNREVREALREAVSKCGFHKKNCRES